In one window of Porites lutea chromosome 8, jaPorLute2.1, whole genome shotgun sequence DNA:
- the LOC140946218 gene encoding biogenesis of lysosome-related organelles complex 1 subunit 2-like, translating to MAETTEQNVQPSSIQHHEVISSDMDTTNDPEHASSNSMSEGPVGMEKTNVPHGEVMSLKECCREAFDKITEYLKGELDGSLEDYVLLEKLNKMTVTKYSEMSNTAKTLITAMEELDKKYKSLEPYLEQIDKVEESVASLEQAAYRLDAYSKRLEAKFKKLERR from the exons ATGGCGGAGACCACAGAGCAAAATGTGCAGCCAAGTTCGATACAACATCACGAGGTTATCAGCAGTGATATGGACACAACAAACGATCCAGAACATGCTTCTTCTAATTCCATGTCAGAAGGACCTGTTGGAATGGAAAAAACGAATGTTCCCCACGGGGAAGTGATGTCTTTAAAAGAGTGTTGTAGAGAGGCGTTTGACAAGATAACCGAGTATTTAAAAGGGGAACTGGATG gTTCACTAGAGGACTACGTTCTTCTAGAGAAATTGAATAAAATGACAGTCACAAAGTACAGTGAAATGTCCAACACTGCCAAGACTCTCATTACAGCCATGGAGGAACTGGATAAGAAAT ATAAAAGTCTAGAACCATATTTGGAGCAGATTGACAAGGTGGAAGAAAGTGTTGCCAGCCTTGAACAAGCTGCTTACAGACTAGATGCATATTCCAAGAGATtag AAGCCAAATTCAAGAAGCTGGAGAGAAGATAA
- the LOC140945140 gene encoding uncharacterized protein, translating into MDANHKQATTSYPEDYDTTENFSLLKELEKKDEIQQLCLLQQEQAQTASPSSTLGNQLSCAYSMLQEKDKQLAEKDRQLEEKDRQLEEKDRQFEGMIRKWQETAVRNQQEVLRQLHETDTKQRAERWNQIACSVRREQALASGSWGIVHKGTLPVAIKELKHITPESLKLFQREIDAAFFCHHPNIVEFLGATNNLHHGSYIVMELMDCNLRDFIKHENYQLPQKIIVSFALDIAKGLSYLHGHNPPILHRDLKTDNILLKRGTAKIGDLGSAKVQQDSMTPYRGTLLYTAPEALNSNIQTPKMDVWSYGLVVQEMAIGKRPDPCKLSEQVQQVTCCPKLKELVTACTEIQLHQRPSMQVVVRVLKERFTE; encoded by the exons ATGGATGCTAATCATAAACAAGCAACCACTAGCTATCCTGAGGATTATGACACCACAGAAAATTTTAGCCTCCTGAAGGAATTAGAAAAG AAAGATGAGATCCAGCAACTCTGTCTACTGCAGCAAGAGCAAGCTCAAACTGCTTCTCCAAGTTCAACACTAGGGAATCAACTAAGCTGTGCTTACTCAATGTTACAAGAAAAGGACAAACAACTAGCAGAAAAGGACAGACAGTTGGAAGAAAAAGACAGACAACTGGAAGAAAAGGATAGACAGTTTGAAGGGATGAtcagaaaatggcaagaaaCTGCAGTAAGAAATCAGCAAGAAGTGCTCAGACAACTGCATGAAACAGACACCAAGCAGAGGGCAGAAAGGTGGAATCAGATAGCGTGCAGTGTTCGCAGAGAGCAAGCGTTGGCCAGTGGATCTTGGGGGATTGTTCATAAGGGAACACTCCCAGTAGCCATAAAAGAACTAAAACACATTACACCTGAAAGTTTAAAGCTTTTTCAACGTGAAATTGATGCAGCATTCTTTTGCCACCATCCTAACATTGTGGAGTTTTTAGGTGCCACAAACAATCTGCATCATGGCTCCTATATTGTCATGGAACTCATGGATTGTAATCTCCGTGATTTtataaaacatgaaaattacCAACTACCGCAGAAGATCATTGTAAGTTTTGCCTTGGACATTGCAAAAGGATTGTCCTATTTGCATGGACATAATCCTCCTATACTACACCGGGATCTCAAAACCGACAACATCCTGCTGAAAAGAGGAACTGCTAAAATAGGCGACTTAGGTTCCGCAAAGGTTCAACAAGATAGCATGACCCCGTATCGTGGAACTTTACTCTATACTGCCCCCGAGGCATTAAACAGCAACATTCAGACACCAAAG ATGGATGTCTGGAGCTATGGTCTTGTTGTCCAAGAAATGGCAATAGGTAAGCGACCTGATCCTTGCAAACTGTCAGAACAGGTTCAACAGGTAACTTGTTGTCCAAAGCTAAAAGAACTGGTGACTGCCTGTACCGAGATCCAGCTACACCAACGACCTTCCATGCAAGTGGTTGTCAGGGTCCTTAAGGAGAGGTTTACTGAATAG
- the LOC140946830 gene encoding E3 ubiquitin-protein ligase RNF181-like: MASYFDEHELTDRTSNPDFYLELARLLLSPSDMLEITRAAFDILQAPPASKEVVESLPSVPITSEHVDKGCSCPICQAEYEIGDNVKQLPCEHMFHQGCILPWLSKTNSCPLCRHELPTDDPDYEEMKNLKIKKQDQEFRVEMLHCSMFS; the protein is encoded by the exons atGGCATCTTACTTTGATGAGCACGAACTCACAGATCGGACAAGTAATCCAGATTTCTATTTGGAGCTTGCAAG ATTGCTTTTATCGCCCAGTGATATGCTAGAAATTACCAG AGCAGCGTTTGATATACTTCAAGCTCCACCGGCATCAAAAGAAGTTGTTGAATCTCTACCATCAGTACCTATAACTTCCGAACATGTCG ATAAAGGCTGTTCATGTCCAATTTGTCAAGCAGAGTATGAA attGGAGATAATGTCAAGCAACTTCCTTGTGAACATATGTTCCACCAAGGCTGTATTTTACCCTGGTTGTCCAAG ACCAACAGCTGCCCTCTTTGCAGACATGAGCTGCCCACAGATGATCCTGATTACGAGGAGATGAAAAATCTGAAG ATTAAGAAACAAGATCAAGAGTTCAGAGTGGAAATGCTTCATTGCTCCATGTTCTCCTGA